A stretch of the Paramormyrops kingsleyae isolate MSU_618 chromosome 16, PKINGS_0.4, whole genome shotgun sequence genome encodes the following:
- the ino80db gene encoding INO80 complex subunit D-B isoform X2 → MFEGKHIHFSEVDNKPLCSYSPKLCKQRRLNGYAFCIRHVLEDKTAPFKQCEYVAKYNSQRCTNPIPKSEDRRYCNSHLQVLGFIPKKERKKKQDVLDEMHGRPHLEAVALNITVPPLALRTPNGLDEPPPSPTRSRFLAPSELELLDPFAFHEDETDGEEGAAARKGSAVRKRLQSRLALDPALRLCNSNTLLPPPERFSPSPRPCQTPPCSSSPLLPALPSQQPERSYLTAPSCPTPPQGLLCKAAPPPQVGPSPASGNAPTQPTGPIPSRKTTPTTTPTATPLPPGSQGSPQRRVVVMHPVEFSPPPACLARIRRLVQLCSKRHRQHGDLFPHLGLDWSEDSTDDEEEEMERILSYECSRRAQERHLQDDSDEDADSPRTTRLVRLCSFLQQKYKLLCRQERAAMRQKRYRYAFRKALLQAASKDPDCTGRLIQELRSAPRAPTSTRMSSAPPSPESGCCTGSTGGQACRGRALPFTRHCFQHILLNRSQQLFCSCTAKFADGQQCPVPVFDITHQTPLCEEHAKKMDNFLRGDSNRRIQHQQQRKPRKKSKPPALTKKHKKKRRRGPRRPQKPIPPAVPQGNLGMPSSLSLPSQAASIRSPSTPDLSADELPDDITNDITDIPNDLELNQEDFSDVLPRLPDDLQDFDLFEGKNGELLPTTEEAEELVRALQAMGSYPDSLVCLSSMGELSQPDGPDQRSMATFTGPGTPGGGMGDLLNGRLPAENFTSLELDDNLLHSAGGPFPPAPSPQAPPIPPAPTLTAAIRGAAPSPAGLLTDRTFPAHPSHLLAKAEAEAPLAAPPHYGSEHVPSPYSDHMSSPRPGPFQTEPPLLLEVPLSGVPCPTRSPWSSLPLSLTDPTHFGSLVGPEGHLMSTSLSTPPSSTHSATIQPTAALSALPPSGLTGLTVPAPSSSAASSSSTSFHDLMTSGQPKQQLPQFSAVFGHQLVSHSGIPKDVQPSHSSTAPPTGFSIASATAASANNTAPPFSKQ, encoded by the exons ATGTTTGAAGGCAAACACATACACTTCTCGGAGGTGGACAATAAGCCACTGTGCTCGTACAGCCCGAAGCTGTGCAAGCAGCGCAGGCTCAACGGCTACGCCTTCTGTATCCGCCATGTCCTGGAGGACAAGACCGCCCCGTTCAAGCAGTGCGAGTATGTGGCCAAGTACAACAGCCAGAGGTGCACCAACCCCATCCCCAAATCCGAGGACCGCAG ATACTGCAACAGCCACCTGCAGGTCCTGGGCTTCATCCCCaagaaggagaggaagaagAAGCAGGACGTGTTGGACGAGATGCACGGGCGCCCCCACCTGGAGGCCGTGGCCCTCAACATCACGGTGCCACCGCTGGCTCTGAGGACGCCCAACGGTCTGGATGAGCCGCCGCCCTCCCCAACCCGCAGCCGCTTCTTGGCCCCTTCCGAGCTGGAGCTCCTGGACCCATTCGCCTTCCACGAAGACGAGACGGACGGGGAGGAGGGAGCTGCCGCGCGCAAGGGCTCCGCGGTCAGGAAGAGGCTGCAGAGCAGGCTAGCGCTTGACCCAGCGCTACGGTTGTGTAACTCAAACACCCTTTTGCCCCCACCAGAGCGCTTTAGCCCCTCCCCTCGACCGTGCCAGACGCCACCCTGCTCGTCCTCTCCCCTTCTTCCCGCCCTCCCGTCTCAGCAACCTGAGCGCTCATACCTGACTGCCCCCAGCTGCCCCACGCCCCCACAGGGTTTGTTATGCAAGGCGGCCCCGCCTCCACAGGTTGGCCCCTCTCCAGCCAGTGGCAACGCCCCCACACAGCCCACGGGCCCCATCCCCAGCAGGAAGACCACACCCACTACCACACCCACTGCCACGCCCCTGCCGCCTGGCAGCCAGGGCAGTCCACAGAGGCGTGTGGTGGTGATGCACCCTGTGGAGTTCTCCCCTCCGCCCGCCTGCCTGGCGCGAATTCGGCGCCTTGTGCAGCTCTGCTCCAAGAGACACCGGCAGCATGGCGACCTCTTCCCTCACCTAG GATTAGACTGGTCCGAGGACAGCACGgatgacgaggaggaggagatggagagAATTCTGTCGTACGAGTGCTCCCGGAGGGCGCAGGAGCGACACCTGCAGGACGA ctCAGACGAAGATGCCGACAGCCCCCGCACCACCAGGCTGGTCCGACTGTGTAGCTTCCTGCAGCAGAAATACAAGCTCCTCTGCCGACAGGAGAGAGCAGCCATGCGTCAGAAGAGATACCGTTATGCCTTCCGCAAAGCCCTACTGCAGGCAGCCAGCAAGGACCCGGACTGTACTGGCCGCCTCATCCAGGAACTGCGCAGTGCCCCCCGGGCACCAACCAG CACCAGGATGTCATCTGCGCCGCCCAGTCCAGAGTCTGGATGCTGCACGGGCAGCACTGGGGGCCAGGCCTGCCGCGGCAGGGCGCTGCCCTTCACCCGGCACTGTTTCCAGC ACATCCTGTTGAACCGCTCGCAGCAGCTGTTCTGCAGTTGCACCGCCAAGTTCGCCGACGGCCAGCAGTGTCCCGTGCCCGTGTTCGACATCACGCACCAGACGCCGCTCTGCGAGGAGCACGCCAAGAAGATG GATAACTTTCTGCGGGGCGACAGTAACCGGCGCATCCAGCACCAACAGCAGCGGAAACCGCGCAAGAAGAGCAAGCCCCCTGCGCTCACCAAGAAACACAAGAAGAAGAGGCGGAGAGGGCCCCGGCGGCCGCAGAAGCCCATCCCCCCCGCCGTGCCCCAGGGCAACCTGGGAATGCCCTCCAGCCTCTCATTGCCCTCACAAGCTGCCAGTATCAG GAGTCCATCGACTCCGGACCTGAGTGCAGATGAGCTTCCAGATGACATCACCAATGACATCACAGACATTCCAAATGACCTCGAGCTGAACCAGGAGGACTTCTCGGACGTGCTGCCCAGGCTTCCGGATGACCTGCAGGACTTCGATCTGTTCGAAG gcAAGAACGGCGAGCTGCTCCCCACCACGGAGGAGGCGGAGGAGCTCGTCCGGGCCCTCCAGGCCATGGGCTCCTACCCGGACTCGCTGGTGTGCCTGAGCTCCATGGGGGAGCTGTCCCAGCCGGACGGACCGGACCAGCGCTCCATGGCCACGTTCACCGGGCCGGGGACGCCGGGTGGGGGCATGGGCGACCTTCTGAACGGACGCCTCCCCGCCGAGAATTTCACCAGCCTGGAGCTGGATGACAACCTCCTGCACTCGGCCGGGGGCCCGTTCCCGCCGGCGCCGTCGCCCCAGGCCCCGCCCATCCCGCCTGCCCCGACCCTGACCGCCGCCATCAGGGGCGCCGCCCCCTCCCCTGCTGGGCTCCTGACGGACCGGACGTTTCCGGCTCACCCCTCCCACCTCCTGGCCAAGGCTGAGGCTGAGGCCCCGCTGGCCGCCCCCCCGCACTATGGCAGCGAGCATGTGCCCTCACCCTACAGCGACCACATGTCGTCCCCCCGGCCCGGGCCCTTCCAGACGGAGCCACCCCTGCTGCTGGAGGTCCCCCTCAGCGGCGTGCCGTGTCCCACCCGCTCGCCCTGGAGCAGCCTGCCTCTCTCCCTCACTGACCCCACGCACTTTGGCAGTCTGGTTGGCCCCGAGGGCCACCTGATGTCCACGTCCctgtccacccccccctccagcacACATTCGGCTACCATCCAGCCCACGGCTGCCCTCTCGGCTCTCCCCCCAAGCGGCCTGACGGGCCTGACcgttcccgccccctcctcgtCTGCCGCTTCCTCGTCCTCCACCTCTTTTCATGACCTCATGACCTCCGGTCAGCCCAAGCAGCAGCTCCCCCAGTTCAGCGCCGTCTTCGGTCATCAGCTGGTGTCACACAGCGGCATTCCCAAGGACGTTCAGCCCAGCCACAGCTCTACGGCTCCCCCTACAGGTTTTTCCATCGCCAGCGCCACCGCGGCCAGTGCCAACAACACGGCGCCCCCCTTCAGCAAGCAGTGA
- the ino80db gene encoding INO80 complex subunit D-B isoform X1, which translates to MFEGKHIHFSEVDNKPLCSYSPKLCKQRRLNGYAFCIRHVLEDKTAPFKQCEYVAKYNSQRCTNPIPKSEDRRYCNSHLQVLGFIPKKERKKKQDVLDEMHGRPHLEAVALNITVPPLALRTPNGLDEPPPSPTRSRFLAPSELELLDPFAFHEDETDGEEGAAARKGSAVRKRLQSRLALDPALRLCNSNTLLPPPERFSPSPRPCQTPPCSSSPLLPALPSQQPERSYLTAPSCPTPPQGLLCKAAPPPQVGPSPASGNAPTQPTGPIPSRKTTPTTTPTATPLPPGSQGSPQRRVVVMHPVEFSPPPACLARIRRLVQLCSKRHRQHGDLFPHLVSVLLCAGLDWSEDSTDDEEEEMERILSYECSRRAQERHLQDDSDEDADSPRTTRLVRLCSFLQQKYKLLCRQERAAMRQKRYRYAFRKALLQAASKDPDCTGRLIQELRSAPRAPTSTRMSSAPPSPESGCCTGSTGGQACRGRALPFTRHCFQHILLNRSQQLFCSCTAKFADGQQCPVPVFDITHQTPLCEEHAKKMDNFLRGDSNRRIQHQQQRKPRKKSKPPALTKKHKKKRRRGPRRPQKPIPPAVPQGNLGMPSSLSLPSQAASIRSPSTPDLSADELPDDITNDITDIPNDLELNQEDFSDVLPRLPDDLQDFDLFEGKNGELLPTTEEAEELVRALQAMGSYPDSLVCLSSMGELSQPDGPDQRSMATFTGPGTPGGGMGDLLNGRLPAENFTSLELDDNLLHSAGGPFPPAPSPQAPPIPPAPTLTAAIRGAAPSPAGLLTDRTFPAHPSHLLAKAEAEAPLAAPPHYGSEHVPSPYSDHMSSPRPGPFQTEPPLLLEVPLSGVPCPTRSPWSSLPLSLTDPTHFGSLVGPEGHLMSTSLSTPPSSTHSATIQPTAALSALPPSGLTGLTVPAPSSSAASSSSTSFHDLMTSGQPKQQLPQFSAVFGHQLVSHSGIPKDVQPSHSSTAPPTGFSIASATAASANNTAPPFSKQ; encoded by the exons ATGTTTGAAGGCAAACACATACACTTCTCGGAGGTGGACAATAAGCCACTGTGCTCGTACAGCCCGAAGCTGTGCAAGCAGCGCAGGCTCAACGGCTACGCCTTCTGTATCCGCCATGTCCTGGAGGACAAGACCGCCCCGTTCAAGCAGTGCGAGTATGTGGCCAAGTACAACAGCCAGAGGTGCACCAACCCCATCCCCAAATCCGAGGACCGCAG ATACTGCAACAGCCACCTGCAGGTCCTGGGCTTCATCCCCaagaaggagaggaagaagAAGCAGGACGTGTTGGACGAGATGCACGGGCGCCCCCACCTGGAGGCCGTGGCCCTCAACATCACGGTGCCACCGCTGGCTCTGAGGACGCCCAACGGTCTGGATGAGCCGCCGCCCTCCCCAACCCGCAGCCGCTTCTTGGCCCCTTCCGAGCTGGAGCTCCTGGACCCATTCGCCTTCCACGAAGACGAGACGGACGGGGAGGAGGGAGCTGCCGCGCGCAAGGGCTCCGCGGTCAGGAAGAGGCTGCAGAGCAGGCTAGCGCTTGACCCAGCGCTACGGTTGTGTAACTCAAACACCCTTTTGCCCCCACCAGAGCGCTTTAGCCCCTCCCCTCGACCGTGCCAGACGCCACCCTGCTCGTCCTCTCCCCTTCTTCCCGCCCTCCCGTCTCAGCAACCTGAGCGCTCATACCTGACTGCCCCCAGCTGCCCCACGCCCCCACAGGGTTTGTTATGCAAGGCGGCCCCGCCTCCACAGGTTGGCCCCTCTCCAGCCAGTGGCAACGCCCCCACACAGCCCACGGGCCCCATCCCCAGCAGGAAGACCACACCCACTACCACACCCACTGCCACGCCCCTGCCGCCTGGCAGCCAGGGCAGTCCACAGAGGCGTGTGGTGGTGATGCACCCTGTGGAGTTCTCCCCTCCGCCCGCCTGCCTGGCGCGAATTCGGCGCCTTGTGCAGCTCTGCTCCAAGAGACACCGGCAGCATGGCGACCTCTTCCCTCACCTAG TGTCCGTTCTTTTGTGCGCAGGATTAGACTGGTCCGAGGACAGCACGgatgacgaggaggaggagatggagagAATTCTGTCGTACGAGTGCTCCCGGAGGGCGCAGGAGCGACACCTGCAGGACGA ctCAGACGAAGATGCCGACAGCCCCCGCACCACCAGGCTGGTCCGACTGTGTAGCTTCCTGCAGCAGAAATACAAGCTCCTCTGCCGACAGGAGAGAGCAGCCATGCGTCAGAAGAGATACCGTTATGCCTTCCGCAAAGCCCTACTGCAGGCAGCCAGCAAGGACCCGGACTGTACTGGCCGCCTCATCCAGGAACTGCGCAGTGCCCCCCGGGCACCAACCAG CACCAGGATGTCATCTGCGCCGCCCAGTCCAGAGTCTGGATGCTGCACGGGCAGCACTGGGGGCCAGGCCTGCCGCGGCAGGGCGCTGCCCTTCACCCGGCACTGTTTCCAGC ACATCCTGTTGAACCGCTCGCAGCAGCTGTTCTGCAGTTGCACCGCCAAGTTCGCCGACGGCCAGCAGTGTCCCGTGCCCGTGTTCGACATCACGCACCAGACGCCGCTCTGCGAGGAGCACGCCAAGAAGATG GATAACTTTCTGCGGGGCGACAGTAACCGGCGCATCCAGCACCAACAGCAGCGGAAACCGCGCAAGAAGAGCAAGCCCCCTGCGCTCACCAAGAAACACAAGAAGAAGAGGCGGAGAGGGCCCCGGCGGCCGCAGAAGCCCATCCCCCCCGCCGTGCCCCAGGGCAACCTGGGAATGCCCTCCAGCCTCTCATTGCCCTCACAAGCTGCCAGTATCAG GAGTCCATCGACTCCGGACCTGAGTGCAGATGAGCTTCCAGATGACATCACCAATGACATCACAGACATTCCAAATGACCTCGAGCTGAACCAGGAGGACTTCTCGGACGTGCTGCCCAGGCTTCCGGATGACCTGCAGGACTTCGATCTGTTCGAAG gcAAGAACGGCGAGCTGCTCCCCACCACGGAGGAGGCGGAGGAGCTCGTCCGGGCCCTCCAGGCCATGGGCTCCTACCCGGACTCGCTGGTGTGCCTGAGCTCCATGGGGGAGCTGTCCCAGCCGGACGGACCGGACCAGCGCTCCATGGCCACGTTCACCGGGCCGGGGACGCCGGGTGGGGGCATGGGCGACCTTCTGAACGGACGCCTCCCCGCCGAGAATTTCACCAGCCTGGAGCTGGATGACAACCTCCTGCACTCGGCCGGGGGCCCGTTCCCGCCGGCGCCGTCGCCCCAGGCCCCGCCCATCCCGCCTGCCCCGACCCTGACCGCCGCCATCAGGGGCGCCGCCCCCTCCCCTGCTGGGCTCCTGACGGACCGGACGTTTCCGGCTCACCCCTCCCACCTCCTGGCCAAGGCTGAGGCTGAGGCCCCGCTGGCCGCCCCCCCGCACTATGGCAGCGAGCATGTGCCCTCACCCTACAGCGACCACATGTCGTCCCCCCGGCCCGGGCCCTTCCAGACGGAGCCACCCCTGCTGCTGGAGGTCCCCCTCAGCGGCGTGCCGTGTCCCACCCGCTCGCCCTGGAGCAGCCTGCCTCTCTCCCTCACTGACCCCACGCACTTTGGCAGTCTGGTTGGCCCCGAGGGCCACCTGATGTCCACGTCCctgtccacccccccctccagcacACATTCGGCTACCATCCAGCCCACGGCTGCCCTCTCGGCTCTCCCCCCAAGCGGCCTGACGGGCCTGACcgttcccgccccctcctcgtCTGCCGCTTCCTCGTCCTCCACCTCTTTTCATGACCTCATGACCTCCGGTCAGCCCAAGCAGCAGCTCCCCCAGTTCAGCGCCGTCTTCGGTCATCAGCTGGTGTCACACAGCGGCATTCCCAAGGACGTTCAGCCCAGCCACAGCTCTACGGCTCCCCCTACAGGTTTTTCCATCGCCAGCGCCACCGCGGCCAGTGCCAACAACACGGCGCCCCCCTTCAGCAAGCAGTGA